A single genomic interval of Candidatus Bathyarchaeota archaeon harbors:
- a CDS encoding glycine cleavage system protein H: protein MKVGTYNIPENLYYIKEHEWILMEDTGTAKIGITDYAQKALREITYFYVEKRGVEVKRMETICKIESVKCVAEIMSPLSGVVVRFNNGLIDNLAIINNDPYGKGWMAIIRPTNFDKELEKLLKPELYAKHIKELTKIDETLLIYRWKKGAKKKTDE from the coding sequence ATGAAAGTTGGCACATACAACATCCCTGAAAACCTTTATTACATTAAAGAACACGAGTGGATCTTAATGGAGGATACTGGCACCGCGAAAATTGGCATCACAGATTACGCTCAGAAAGCGCTAAGGGAGATTACATACTTTTACGTAGAGAAGAGAGGTGTTGAAGTCAAACGGATGGAGACAATCTGCAAAATAGAGTCAGTAAAATGTGTTGCTGAGATAATGAGCCCCCTTTCGGGCGTGGTTGTCAGATTCAATAACGGACTAATTGACAACCTAGCCATAATAAACAATGACCCTTACGGCAAAGGTTGGATGGCAATTATCCGCCCTACGAACTTTGACAAGGAGCTAGAAAAATTATTAAAACCAGAACTTTACGCCAAGCACATTAAAGAACTTACCAAAATTGACGAAACTTTATTGATTTATAGATGGAAAAAAGGAGCAAAGAAAAAAACGGACGAATAA
- a CDS encoding CoB--CoM heterodisulfide reductase iron-sulfur subunit B family protein, whose product MKYAFFLGCLAPVMSRQFELSARKVAKELGVELIDAEDFACCGFPIKSVDQETALLLAARDLSVAEGMGIDICTICTGCASTLAEASKELTHDDGLREEVNEKLQKIGRAYKGKVKVKHFVRVLYEDVGPEKIRSQVKNSLEGLKLASHYGCHYLKPSDVFDKFEDPEFPRTLDELISALGAETVEYEDKTQCCGGVTLDIDDNIALAMAKRKLDNVNAMGADAIVLMCPLCGSMYDRNQRVIERRFNVAYNLPVLFYPQVLGLALGIDPKDLELGMNRVKTSDLLSKLGV is encoded by the coding sequence GTGAAGTACGCCTTTTTCCTGGGATGCCTTGCACCTGTGATGTCTAGACAGTTTGAGCTTTCAGCGAGGAAGGTCGCCAAAGAACTTGGAGTGGAACTCATAGACGCAGAGGACTTTGCCTGTTGCGGCTTCCCTATAAAGTCCGTAGACCAAGAAACAGCCTTGCTTCTAGCTGCCAGGGACCTAAGCGTTGCTGAGGGCATGGGCATAGACATATGCACCATCTGCACAGGTTGCGCCTCCACGCTGGCGGAAGCCAGCAAAGAGCTGACACACGATGATGGGTTAAGGGAAGAGGTCAACGAGAAACTGCAGAAGATAGGTCGGGCTTACAAAGGAAAGGTCAAGGTTAAACACTTTGTGCGAGTTCTGTACGAAGACGTTGGTCCTGAAAAGATTAGAAGCCAGGTTAAGAACAGCTTGGAGGGACTCAAGTTAGCCTCCCACTACGGATGCCATTATCTTAAACCTTCAGACGTTTTTGACAAATTTGAGGACCCCGAGTTTCCAAGAACTCTAGATGAACTTATCTCTGCCCTGGGCGCGGAGACTGTAGAATATGAGGATAAGACGCAGTGTTGCGGCGGAGTGACTTTGGACATTGACGATAACATTGCGTTGGCGATGGCAAAGAGGAAACTTGACAATGTCAACGCTATGGGTGCCGACGCGATAGTTCTGATGTGCCCCTTGTGTGGCTCTATGTACGACAGAAATCAGAGGGTGATAGAGAGAAGGTTTAATGTCGCTTATAACCTGCCGGTACTCTTCTATCCACAAGTCCTTGGGCTTGCTCTCGGAATAGACCCAAAGGATCTAGAGTTGGGCATGAACCGTGTGAAAACGTCTGATTTATTGAGCAAGCTTGGTGTCTAG
- a CDS encoding 4Fe-4S dicluster domain-containing protein: protein MVTKLDPRFKDEVSKAPGGQNIKRCYQCGTCNVGCPVREIEEKYNPRKIIRMTVLGMRERVLSSDFIWLCSACYTCQERCPQDVRIADVMNVLKNLAVKEGYIHSSFAKRVELVGANGRLFPISKFDNTKRKELGLPQIPPINEEVQKLFKLTGLNKLSGAGGGE from the coding sequence GTGGTCACCAAACTCGACCCTAGGTTCAAAGACGAAGTTTCTAAAGCTCCTGGAGGACAGAACATAAAGAGGTGCTATCAGTGTGGAACATGCAATGTCGGATGCCCGGTTAGGGAGATAGAGGAGAAATACAATCCTAGAAAGATCATACGCATGACCGTGCTCGGCATGAGGGAAAGGGTCCTTTCAAGCGACTTCATATGGCTGTGTTCTGCATGTTACACCTGCCAGGAACGATGCCCACAGGACGTTAGGATAGCCGACGTGATGAACGTTCTCAAAAATCTGGCAGTCAAAGAAGGTTATATTCACAGCTCCTTTGCTAAACGAGTGGAGCTTGTAGGGGCTAATGGCAGACTGTTCCCCATAAGCAAGTTTGACAACACCAAACGGAAGGAACTCGGGTTGCCGCAAATTCCACCTATAAACGAAGAGGTTCAAAAGCTCTTTAAGCTAACTGGCTTGAACAAACTGTCAGGCGCTGGAGGAGGAGAATAA
- the gap gene encoding type I glyceraldehyde-3-phosphate dehydrogenase → MAIKVAINGFGRIGRLLFRAATERKANIDFVALNDLAPAKTLAYLLKNDSVHGHPPFNVRVEENTIIVDGKPIKVLSERDPAQLPWKDMNVYLTVESTGLFTAREKASLHLQAGAKKVLISAPAKNPDITIVLGVNHEKYNPANHNIISNASCTTNCVSPVVKILNDNFGLKKALMTTVHAYTNDQRIQDLVHRKLRRGRAGAVSIIPTTTGAAVAATTVLPELSGKMNGLALRVPVPNVSIVDLTALLEKETTAEEINGAFKAAAEGPLKGIMDYTEEPLVSVDFNHNSYSATIDALSTMVVGGNLAKVLVWYDNEWGFSCRMVELIELIGKKAGL, encoded by the coding sequence ATGGCGATAAAAGTAGCTATAAACGGATTTGGCAGAATTGGACGTTTACTCTTCAGAGCTGCTACAGAAAGAAAAGCCAACATAGACTTCGTAGCGCTAAACGACCTCGCACCCGCAAAAACCTTAGCATACTTACTTAAAAACGACTCAGTACACGGACATCCACCATTCAACGTAAGAGTTGAAGAAAACACGATAATCGTAGACGGCAAACCGATAAAAGTGCTCTCAGAAAGAGACCCTGCACAACTTCCTTGGAAAGACATGAACGTCTACCTAACTGTTGAATCAACAGGGCTATTCACAGCCAGAGAAAAAGCTTCACTACACTTGCAAGCAGGCGCCAAGAAAGTCTTAATCTCCGCACCCGCCAAAAACCCAGACATAACCATAGTGCTAGGCGTAAACCACGAAAAATACAACCCTGCAAACCACAACATCATCTCAAATGCTTCATGCACAACAAACTGCGTCTCTCCAGTTGTCAAAATATTGAATGATAACTTCGGTCTAAAGAAGGCACTTATGACAACCGTCCACGCATATACAAACGACCAAAGAATCCAAGATCTAGTCCATAGAAAACTTCGCAGGGGCAGAGCAGGAGCAGTGTCAATTATACCCACAACAACAGGAGCCGCTGTAGCCGCCACCACTGTACTTCCAGAACTTTCGGGAAAAATGAACGGCCTTGCCTTAAGAGTTCCAGTACCTAACGTTTCAATAGTCGACCTTACTGCTTTGCTGGAAAAGGAGACAACGGCGGAGGAAATTAACGGTGCGTTCAAAGCAGCTGCAGAGGGACCGTTGAAGGGGATAATGGACTACACAGAAGAACCGCTTGTGTCAGTTGACTTTAACCACAATTCATACTCTGCAACAATTGATGCACTATCCACGATGGTAGTTGGTGGCAACTTGGCAAAGGTGCTTGTTTGGTACGATAACGAATGGGGCTTCTCCTGCCGCATGGTAGAACTCATCGAACTCATAGGTAAAAAAGCCGGCTTGTAA
- a CDS encoding phosphoglycerate kinase has protein sequence MSKILTINDFDFRNKTALVRVDFNSPIDPQTKKVLEDVRIRVHGETTIKELAQKGAKVVVLAHQGRPGEPDFISLEQHAKILSKILNKPVKYVDDLFGEKAKKAIKELKNGQILILKNVRTYPEERNKETPEKHAKTDFVKSLAPLADVFINDAFAAAHRSHVSIVGFTAVLPSVAGRIMEKELNALSKALESPEKPCIYILGGAKADDALRISKYVLDNNIADNVLTGGVAGHLFLAAKGVDLGTPNIEFLKKKELLGFVSGIEKLIRSYPDQVKTPSDLAIDVDGKREEIAIEELPTNYPICDIGTKTIQHHGGIIRKAKSIVVSGPMGIFENKEFMKGTKEILEAVADSKAFSLVGGGHTVAAVEQLGLEKKMGYISTAGGALIEFLMGEKLPGVAALEAAAKRQP, from the coding sequence ATGTCGAAAATCTTAACCATAAATGACTTCGACTTCAGAAACAAAACTGCTCTGGTAAGAGTGGACTTTAACTCTCCAATTGATCCCCAGACGAAGAAGGTCCTAGAAGACGTAAGGATTAGAGTACATGGAGAAACAACAATTAAAGAACTCGCTCAGAAAGGCGCAAAAGTCGTAGTGCTAGCTCATCAAGGAAGACCTGGAGAGCCCGACTTCATATCTCTTGAGCAACATGCAAAGATTCTCAGCAAGATACTGAATAAGCCCGTCAAGTACGTGGATGACCTTTTTGGAGAGAAAGCTAAAAAGGCCATAAAAGAATTGAAAAACGGACAAATTCTGATTCTAAAAAACGTTAGAACATACCCCGAAGAACGAAATAAGGAAACTCCCGAAAAACACGCAAAAACAGATTTTGTAAAATCGCTGGCACCCCTAGCTGACGTGTTCATCAACGACGCCTTTGCAGCTGCCCACCGCTCCCACGTTTCCATCGTGGGCTTCACAGCTGTCCTACCTAGTGTTGCGGGGCGAATTATGGAGAAAGAACTCAACGCCTTAAGCAAAGCCCTTGAATCGCCAGAGAAGCCCTGCATCTACATTTTGGGCGGTGCCAAGGCAGACGATGCCCTTAGAATTTCGAAGTACGTATTGGATAACAACATCGCTGACAACGTTTTAACAGGTGGTGTGGCGGGGCATCTATTCCTAGCTGCAAAAGGTGTAGACCTTGGAACCCCAAACATAGAGTTTCTCAAGAAGAAGGAGTTACTAGGCTTCGTTTCTGGCATTGAAAAATTGATAAGAAGCTATCCAGACCAAGTTAAAACGCCTTCCGACCTGGCCATAGATGTAGATGGTAAACGGGAAGAAATAGCCATAGAAGAGCTTCCGACAAACTATCCAATATGCGACATTGGAACGAAAACCATTCAGCACCATGGCGGAATTATACGAAAAGCCAAGTCTATCGTAGTCAGCGGACCTATGGGAATTTTCGAAAACAAAGAATTCATGAAAGGAACTAAGGAAATCCTAGAAGCTGTAGCAGACTCGAAAGCCTTCTCTCTTGTTGGAGGAGGTCACACGGTAGCGGCAGTTGAACAGTTGGGGCTTGAAAAGAAAATGGGTTACATAAGCACAGCGGGTGGAGCGTTAATAGAGTTTCTAATGGGCGAAAAACTGCCTGGGGTGGCTGCTTTAGAAGCCGCGGCAAAAAGACAACCCTAA
- a CDS encoding MarC family protein: protein MIGSLEFVILAITSITAVIEPASTIVAYITLAKDLNESEKRQIVRQSISISFWVLVFFALTGQLLFSIFNITIAAFQIAGGILLVSVAIHMLHPKGKEYSEAERENIAIVPLAFPLTAGPGTITTVILLSSQAETLLHTFLVFVGIAVGILVLYLGMRYASKISKLVSDEGLRAVNQLMAIIVLAIAIQFVINGITAAIPQILQ from the coding sequence ATGATTGGCTCACTAGAGTTTGTCATTCTAGCGATTACCTCGATTACGGCCGTGATTGAACCCGCCAGCACCATTGTAGCCTACATTACTCTTGCAAAGGATTTAAACGAAAGTGAAAAACGCCAAATTGTCAGACAATCTATTAGCATTTCTTTCTGGGTCTTAGTGTTCTTCGCCTTAACAGGACAACTGCTATTCTCGATTTTCAACATAACAATTGCAGCGTTCCAAATCGCAGGCGGAATCCTGTTGGTTTCAGTTGCAATCCACATGCTCCATCCAAAAGGAAAAGAATACTCAGAGGCAGAACGAGAGAACATTGCCATCGTTCCATTAGCCTTTCCGCTTACAGCTGGTCCCGGCACAATCACAACTGTGATACTCCTCAGTTCTCAAGCTGAAACGCTGCTACACACATTTCTGGTGTTTGTCGGAATCGCGGTTGGAATATTAGTACTGTATCTCGGTATGAGGTACGCCTCAAAAATTTCAAAGCTTGTATCCGACGAAGGGCTACGTGCAGTTAATCAATTAATGGCCATAATCGTTCTAGCAATCGCCATACAGTTCGTGATAAACGGTATTACCGCAGCCATTCCCCAAATTCTTCAATAA
- a CDS encoding GNAT family N-acetyltransferase has protein sequence MFEFGNLRFRPTEREDLKLLHMWENDSELIMYSRSNPLNFVNMAQLEKQYEEWVKDEKQLHLIVELIDSKESIGIARIRREEWGNVKTADIGIYIGKKELWGKGLGKKITVALMEMSFNQLNMERCEAWSVEYNHRAHKALKACGFKKGGVVRQAAFVNGRKWDGFHFDILQGEYLKIRMNLLKLVLGHKLEEYLKKHCTIEGYEERL, from the coding sequence ATGTTTGAGTTTGGAAACCTTAGGTTTAGACCTACTGAAAGAGAAGATTTGAAGCTGCTGCACATGTGGGAAAACGATTCTGAACTAATAATGTACTCACGAAGTAACCCATTGAACTTCGTAAATATGGCTCAGCTGGAGAAGCAATACGAAGAGTGGGTCAAGGACGAGAAACAGCTTCACCTTATCGTTGAACTCATTGATTCAAAAGAGTCTATCGGGATTGCTCGTATACGACGAGAGGAATGGGGCAACGTAAAGACCGCAGACATTGGAATATACATTGGCAAGAAAGAATTATGGGGAAAAGGTTTGGGTAAAAAAATTACTGTAGCTCTGATGGAAATGTCCTTCAACCAACTGAATATGGAACGTTGCGAAGCATGGAGCGTAGAATACAATCACCGTGCTCACAAGGCTTTGAAAGCATGCGGTTTCAAAAAAGGTGGAGTGGTGAGGCAAGCAGCTTTCGTTAATGGACGAAAATGGGACGGCTTTCACTTCGACATCCTTCAAGGTGAATACCTAAAAATACGAATGAACTTGCTAAAACTAGTGTTGGGACACAAATTGGAGGAATACCTTAAAAAGCACTGCACTATCGAAGGATATGAAGAACGCCTATAG
- a CDS encoding Mrp/NBP35 family ATP-binding protein — MVDPRLNIIDERLAKIRKIIAVSSGKGGVGKSLIASTLALTLSRSGHKVGLLDLDFSSPSTHVILEIDGLYPKEEKGIVPPVAHGLMHMSIIYYSGDAPTPLRGVDISNAIIELLAITQWGSLDFLVIDMPPGIGDATLDMIRLVKDINFLVVTTSSKVAFETVRKLIRLLRDLNVPIIGVVENMKMTDSSFIRENVEKFKVSFLGEIKFDYELENSIGDVNELLETDFARSLEELVSQRPEIKS, encoded by the coding sequence ATGGTTGACCCTAGACTGAACATAATCGATGAAAGATTGGCAAAAATAAGGAAGATAATAGCGGTGTCAAGTGGCAAAGGAGGAGTAGGCAAGAGCTTAATCGCATCTACTTTGGCGCTTACTCTTTCGAGAAGTGGCCATAAAGTGGGTCTACTGGACTTGGATTTCTCTAGCCCGTCTACCCATGTTATATTGGAAATTGACGGATTGTATCCAAAGGAAGAAAAGGGAATTGTCCCGCCTGTGGCTCACGGTTTAATGCACATGTCGATCATCTATTACTCAGGTGATGCTCCGACGCCTTTGAGAGGCGTCGACATCTCTAACGCAATAATAGAGTTATTGGCTATCACTCAGTGGGGCTCGTTGGATTTCCTAGTGATTGATATGCCTCCTGGCATCGGAGATGCGACATTAGATATGATAAGACTCGTCAAAGACATCAACTTTCTCGTGGTTACGACTTCATCTAAGGTGGCATTTGAAACAGTGAGAAAATTGATTAGGTTACTGAGGGATTTGAATGTGCCTATCATTGGTGTTGTGGAGAACATGAAGATGACCGATTCATCGTTCATTCGTGAAAATGTTGAAAAGTTCAAGGTGTCCTTTTTAGGGGAGATAAAATTCGACTATGAGCTAGAGAACTCTATAGGGGATGTAAATGAACTATTAGAAACAGACTTCGCAAGAAGCTTAGAGGAGTTAGTATCTCAAAGGCCTGAAATAAAGTCTTAA
- the hypA gene encoding hydrogenase nickel incorporation protein HypA, with product MHEWALAEAVVSTILKIAGEEGLKDITEVKIKIGELQQIDQEIFEFALSQLQSPLLKKAKFNFETVRAELKCNVCGHQWSFSAENLSEAVSEAIHFIPEIAHTYVKCPKCGSPDFEVSVGRGVWLGSIKGVK from the coding sequence ATGCACGAATGGGCTTTAGCAGAAGCAGTGGTTTCTACAATTCTTAAAATAGCCGGAGAAGAAGGACTTAAAGATATTACTGAAGTCAAAATCAAGATTGGTGAACTGCAACAGATAGATCAGGAAATTTTCGAGTTTGCTCTATCTCAACTTCAGTCTCCCCTTCTCAAAAAAGCAAAGTTCAATTTTGAAACTGTAAGGGCTGAATTGAAATGCAACGTTTGTGGGCATCAATGGAGTTTTAGCGCAGAGAACCTGAGCGAAGCTGTCTCAGAAGCAATCCACTTTATTCCGGAGATTGCTCACACGTACGTAAAATGTCCTAAATGTGGCAGCCCAGACTTTGAAGTCTCCGTAGGGCGTGGAGTTTGGCTAGGCTCCATAAAAGGAGTAAAGTAG
- a CDS encoding PAC2 family protein produces MQNSYIHEQFRPKLDKPIFIEGLPGFGNVGKIAAQLLIQFSEAKLFAEYYSPFFPDYVTISGDGICSPPRYEFYVPLSGEKLNAVVLTGNLQPPLDNVVAHYEICEELLDFAQKLGCKSVVTIGGVPVSTDKKEVYVAATSNELAAKVMGEGGIIYGKGRIMGATGLLLGLAKERGMNGICLLGATEGLQSDKDAGFAAFNLLTKIWGTGNKLGQ; encoded by the coding sequence TTGCAGAACTCATATATCCATGAACAATTTCGTCCAAAACTTGACAAGCCCATCTTTATAGAAGGACTTCCGGGATTTGGAAATGTAGGAAAGATTGCGGCACAATTGTTAATTCAATTTAGTGAAGCTAAGCTGTTTGCAGAATATTATTCACCATTTTTCCCAGATTACGTCACCATTAGTGGGGATGGGATTTGCAGTCCTCCACGTTACGAGTTTTATGTGCCTCTATCTGGAGAAAAGTTGAATGCAGTCGTTTTAACTGGGAATTTGCAGCCACCGCTGGATAATGTCGTGGCTCACTATGAAATATGCGAAGAACTTTTAGATTTCGCCCAGAAGTTAGGCTGTAAATCGGTGGTAACCATTGGCGGCGTGCCTGTCTCAACTGATAAGAAAGAAGTTTATGTGGCAGCTACATCAAACGAGTTGGCTGCAAAAGTCATGGGAGAGGGCGGCATAATCTATGGAAAGGGGCGAATTATGGGGGCTACCGGGCTGCTACTCGGGCTAGCTAAAGAGCGAGGGATGAATGGAATTTGTCTTTTAGGTGCAACTGAGGGGTTGCAGTCAGATAAGGATGCAGGGTTTGCGGCATTCAACTTGTTAACAAAGATTTGGGGGACAGGAAATAAGCTGGGGCAGTAG
- a CDS encoding ABC transporter ATP-binding protein: MSFAVVAENLVKVFGSIRALDGLSFKIKRGEIYGLIGPNGAGKTTALRIISTLIMPSSGSAKVYDYDVVKEASEVRRLIAYLPEEAGAYKNLSGEEYLRFMAKFSSENKEALEETIRSAAVISGLGDRLRDKVKTYSKGMKRRLLVARALMTKPKLAVLDEPTSGLDVLHSVHVRETIKKYVKRHNVAVLLSSHNMLEVEYLCERVALINHGRIVAEGTPEELKSENNVENLEEAFAKVVGLA, translated from the coding sequence TTGAGTTTTGCTGTTGTGGCAGAGAATCTTGTCAAAGTTTTTGGTAGTATTAGGGCTTTGGATGGTTTGAGTTTTAAAATCAAACGTGGCGAGATTTATGGACTTATTGGCCCTAACGGTGCCGGGAAAACTACGGCACTTAGAATTATCTCTACATTAATCATGCCATCCTCTGGTTCAGCGAAAGTATACGATTACGATGTGGTTAAGGAGGCTTCAGAGGTTCGTAGGCTCATAGCTTATCTTCCGGAAGAAGCAGGAGCTTACAAGAATCTTTCTGGAGAAGAGTATCTGAGGTTTATGGCGAAGTTTAGTTCAGAAAACAAAGAAGCTCTGGAGGAGACTATTAGAAGCGCTGCTGTGATTTCTGGGCTTGGTGATCGCCTGCGCGATAAGGTGAAAACTTATAGTAAAGGTATGAAACGTCGACTTCTCGTAGCTAGGGCGCTTATGACAAAGCCGAAGTTGGCGGTGTTGGATGAACCGACGAGTGGGTTGGATGTTCTTCATTCGGTTCATGTCAGAGAAACCATTAAGAAATATGTAAAAAGGCACAACGTTGCCGTTTTGCTCTCAAGCCACAACATGTTGGAGGTCGAATATTTGTGTGAAAGAGTTGCCTTGATTAATCACGGAAGAATTGTGGCAGAGGGCACTCCAGAAGAGCTAAAGTCAGAGAATAATGTTGAGAATTTGGAAGAGGCTTTCGCGAAGGTGGTTGGTCTTGCTTAA
- a CDS encoding ABC transporter permease, with protein sequence MLKGLGNVVVKELKELLRDPKILIGMIVFPLVMLPIMGFVMRGSIESTEERLQSLQVGLVDFDHGVIAKNLTDFLNSFSTMTIINISASNVDEAVEILQTETNATDLIVVPSGFTENVSKGDPNYPATVEVYSVFTGSGGIAEAASSSVVSGYLEAFKRWLAPNPFQTASKSIIKGKPTDVPPGVLFSIMYSQVFALPVTISILLVFSMQIAATSVASEKEEKTLETLLSLPISRFTILFGKLAGSTIVAAVGAIAIIIGFNYYMGSFMIMGDMGVSVDLAAIGLAPTPLGYLILGASVFMSLLSALALAIIISAFAEDVRGAQSVVGYLNVIIMLPMFIIMFADFNSLPLAARIVLLAIPYTHPMLAAQATLTGNYLTAVFGVIYVAIFTVALLYIAAKLFATEKILTAKLKLRGLRLRKKKS encoded by the coding sequence TTGCTTAAAGGTTTAGGAAACGTTGTTGTAAAAGAACTCAAAGAACTGCTGCGTGATCCGAAAATTCTAATTGGAATGATTGTTTTCCCACTTGTGATGCTCCCAATCATGGGATTTGTTATGAGAGGATCTATAGAATCAACAGAAGAGCGCCTTCAAAGCCTCCAAGTAGGTCTTGTAGATTTTGACCATGGTGTCATCGCTAAGAATTTAACAGATTTCCTAAATAGCTTTTCTACAATGACAATCATCAACATCAGCGCTTCAAACGTGGATGAAGCCGTAGAGATTTTGCAAACAGAGACAAATGCAACCGACCTCATTGTGGTTCCTTCAGGATTCACCGAAAATGTGTCGAAGGGAGATCCAAACTATCCCGCTACCGTTGAAGTTTACAGTGTTTTTACTGGCAGTGGCGGAATCGCTGAGGCGGCGAGTTCCTCAGTTGTTAGTGGGTATTTGGAGGCCTTCAAAAGATGGTTGGCGCCTAATCCATTTCAGACTGCATCAAAGTCAATTATTAAAGGTAAACCTACAGATGTCCCGCCTGGCGTGCTCTTCAGCATAATGTACTCGCAAGTTTTTGCTTTGCCTGTTACCATAAGTATATTGCTTGTTTTTTCTATGCAAATTGCTGCAACTTCCGTGGCATCGGAAAAGGAGGAGAAGACTCTTGAAACGCTGTTAAGTCTGCCCATAAGCCGTTTTACTATATTGTTTGGAAAGCTTGCGGGATCAACTATCGTTGCAGCTGTGGGCGCTATCGCCATCATTATAGGGTTTAATTATTACATGGGGTCCTTCATGATTATGGGCGACATGGGTGTTTCCGTAGACCTTGCAGCTATTGGTTTGGCTCCAACTCCTCTAGGATACCTGATTCTAGGAGCTTCGGTTTTCATGTCTCTGCTTTCGGCTCTTGCTTTAGCGATAATTATATCGGCTTTTGCAGAGGATGTTCGAGGTGCGCAGTCAGTCGTCGGCTATCTTAACGTCATTATTATGCTGCCCATGTTCATCATCATGTTTGCTGACTTCAATTCTCTACCTTTAGCAGCCAGGATCGTTCTTCTTGCCATCCCGTATACTCATCCAATGCTGGCAGCCCAAGCTACTCTCACTGGAAACTATTTAACCGCGGTCTTCGGCGTTATCTACGTGGCAATATTCACGGTTGCCTTGCTTTACATAGCTGCAAAACTGTTTGCCACAGAAAAGATTTTGACTGCAAAGTTGAAGCTCAGAGGTTTAAGGCTTAGAAAGAAGAAAAGCTAG
- a CDS encoding DUF6506 family protein codes for MAHASDADPEKSICVVETSKCKLFVVVVKCQNHAVEVCRSLVRKEKVDSFILCPGFSRKEVAWISEVVGGNVGVFVARGDGPSNRASSKVR; via the coding sequence CTGGCTCATGCTTCTGATGCTGATCCAGAGAAGAGTATATGTGTTGTCGAGACTTCAAAGTGTAAACTCTTTGTGGTTGTGGTCAAGTGTCAAAACCACGCAGTTGAAGTGTGCAGAAGCCTTGTCAGAAAAGAAAAAGTCGATTCCTTCATACTCTGTCCTGGATTTTCCCGTAAAGAAGTTGCATGGATCTCAGAAGTTGTCGGAGGGAATGTTGGAGTTTTTGTTGCGAGAGGAGATGGTCCAAGTAACAGAGCTTCATCAAAGGTAAGATAA